CGACACTTGGCAGGTCGCCCGGCCGGGTCGCCGCCGGAGTGTTTGCTGGACTATTTCCCCAAGGACTGGCTGCTGGTGATTGACGAATCGCACGTTACGCTGCCGCAGTTGAAGGGCATGTATAACGGCGATCGCGCTCGCAAAACCGTCCTGATCGAACATGGGTTTCGTCTGCCCAGCGCTGCCGACAACCGCCCCCTTAAGGACGAAGAATTCTGGCAAAAAGTGAATCAGTGCATTTTCGTATCAGCCACACCGGGCGACTGGGAGTTGCAGGTGTCGGATGGCGTATTTGAAACAACGGGCGAAGGCAAAGACGCATCGAGTGTTTACCTTCGCGGAACCGGGCGGGTGGTGGAGCAGGTAATTCGCCCGACGGGGGTGCTTGATCCAGAAATTTTTGTGCGGCCGACGGATGGGCAGATCGATGACCTGCTGGGCGAGGTGCGCGATCGCGTGGAAAAAGGCGAGTGCACGCTGGTCACCACGCTGACCAAACGCATGGCCGAAGACCTGACTGAATATTTGCAAGAGCGTGGTATTCGGGTGCGCTATTTGCATTCCGAGATCAATTCCATCGAGCGGATCGAGATCCTGCAAGATTTGCGTCAGGGGGCGTTCGATGTGCTAGTTGGCGTGAACCTGCTGCGGGAGGGATTAGACTTGCCAGAAGTGTCGCTGGTGGCGATTTTGGACGCAGATAAGGAAGGGTTTTTGCGGGCAGAGCGATCGCTCATTCAGACCATTGGCCGGGCAGCGCGGCACGTCCGGGGACAGGCCATTCTCTACGCCGACAACCTCACCGACAGCATGGCCCGAGCCATCGAGGAAACCGAGCGCCGCCGCCAGATCCAGATGGAATACAACGAGAAACACGGCATTACGCCGCAGCCGATCGTTCGTCGCCAAAACAATGCGATTCTGCAATTTCTGGAAGTGTCGCGCCGAGTCAGCGCCCACGAACTGGAGGAAATGATCGACCAATCGGAGGATCTGCCCCTGGAAAATATTCCCGACCTGATCGTGAAGCTGGAAGCCGAAATGAAGGAAGCCGCGAAGAAGCTAGAGTTTGAAGAGGCTGCTAAAATGCGCGACAAGATTAAGCAATTGCGCGATCGCCTCACGGGTCGTCGCTAGTCCTCAAGTGTAATCAGTTTAAGGTTCAATTTTAATGTCCAGATAAACAATGTCTAGATAAACAATGTCCAAATAAACAATATCCAAATAAACAATATCCAAATAAACGACCAAACCTGGTTCAAAGCGGGGGTATCCCACTTTTGTAACCCTCACCCTACAGCCCTCTCTCAAAGCGGGAGAGGGACTTCCAATCCGGCTCTCCTTCTCCTGCTCTGGGAGAAGGGGCTGGGGGATGAGGGCAAACTTGCAGCCCTGGGATGCGCCCGTTCAAAGCCGACTCACAAAAGCCTTATCACAATTGCTTGAGAGTCGTCTCTTCACTTTGTCAGTTGAAAGTGAGATCTAGATTCCAAAGTGGTTCGTAGACCCATTCGCAACCCGATTCGCCACTCTATTCACACCCACCTCACACCCACGTCACGCCCATGATCGGACAGTCGAGGTCGTCACAATCCGGAGGTTCTCGATGCAGCGATTTCCCCAAATATTCCATCGTGGTGCCTGTGTACAACGAAGAGGCGAATATTCCAGAGCTATATCGCCGCGTCAGCCGGGTTATGGAGTCGCTGGATGGAGACGCAGAGCTAATTTTGATTGATGACGGCAGCGGCGATCGCACGCTATCCATGCTGCGCGACCTGCACCAGCAAGACCCCCGCGTGCGCTACCTCAGCTTTGCGCGAAACTTTGGGCATCAGACAGCAGTGACGGCGGGGCTGCACTTTGCACGGGGCAAAGCAGTGGTGACGATGGATGCCGACTTGCAAGATCCGCCGGAGCTAATTTTGCAACTGGTGGAACGGTGGCAGGAAGGCTATCAGGTGGTCTACGCCCAGCGGACTCGCCGCAAACAGGAAGGTCTGCTTAAGCGCGGGCTGGCCTACGGCTTTTATCGCATTTTGCGGAAGCTGGCGGATGTGGACATTCCCACGGACACGGGCGACTTTTGCCTGATGGATCGCGCAGTGGTGAATTTGCTGAATCGGATGCCAGAGCGCAACCGCTACATTCGCGGACTCCGCGCCTGGGTGGGCTTTCGGCAGACAGCGGTGCTGTTTGACCGCGACCCCCGGTTTGCGGGCGAGGTGAAGTATACCTTTCGCAAGTCGCTGGCGCTGGCGATCAACGGGCTGGTGTCGTTTTCGATTATTCCCCTGCGGCTTTCGACCTATATGGGCATGGCGGCGGCGGCGATCGCCCTGCTGATGATGGGGCTGGTGGTCTACTGGCGCTTGTTTGAACCCAACTCACGGCTAACGGGCTTTGCTACGATTGCGATCGCTGTCTTTTTTCTGGGCGCAGTGCAGTTGATTTGCATTGGCATTCTCGGCGAATATATCGGGCGCATCTACGAAGACGTGCGCGGCCGCCCGCTCTACACCCTGGCCGAGGCAGGTGGCTTCGAGGATTTGCCCCATCCCCAATCCTTCTCGCACGGGGTTTCGGAGCCGTAATCCTCTAATCTGCAACGATTGCGCGAGGCAGCCATTGCGTTAATTGTTGAATTGTTGGTTGAATTGTTGCACTGGCTATTTCGCTAATTGTGCTAACTGCGTCAACTTTTGCGCTAGCTATTGCGCCACATCTACGGGCTGATTTTCTGAGGCAGCCGAGCTAGCCAGCAGCGCCTCCAGCAGGTTGCCCCGATTGGTGCGAACCGTGTCCACCGTTGCCTTGATGAAGCCTGCAATCGGCACTGCCACCAGCAGCCCCAGCACACCGCCCACCTTCAGCCCGATATCCAGCGAAATCAGCATCCACACAGGGTTTAGCCCCGTCAACTCGCCCACAATGCGCGGGCCGATCAGGTTTTCGCAAATCTGGATAATCACCGCGCCGACGATCAGCACTTTTACACCCAGCCAAAAGTTTTGCAGCGCCAGCAGGGAACTGACGATCACCAGCGTCGTGCTGCCGCCAAAGGGAATCAGGCTGGCCGCACCGATGCCCAGGCCAAATAGCTCTGCCAGGGGAATTCGCAAAATCAGCATTGCCGCCGTTTGCGACAGACCCATGATGGTGGCTAGCGTCGCCTGTCCCACAATGAAGCGCTCAAAGTTTTGCGGTAGCGACTGCCGAATGCGATCGCCCCAGGGCGACGGCAGCCAGCCCAAAATTCCCGCCCAAAGCTGTTCGCCCCGCAGCACCAGGAAAATCGTGAACACCACCGTCAGGAAGATATTCACAATGCTGCCAATGGCGCTAAAGACCAGACTGATGACCTGCGTGGTGAGCGATCGCAGCACGCCCGTCAGCCGCTCGATCTGCTGATTCAGCGTCGTACTTAGGTCTACCGGAATCTGTTGCTCAATGGCCCAGGCTTCCAGCGATTTCAACTGCTGCTGGCCAGACTTCAGCCATTCTGGCAGGCGGGTGAGCAACTCGTTCGACTGGCGCAAAATCAGCGGCACGATAAACAC
The Thermoleptolyngbya sichuanensis A183 DNA segment above includes these coding regions:
- the uvrB gene encoding excinuclease ABC subunit UvrB; this translates as MSSFNIQAPFEPKGDQPRAIAQLTDYVQQGHRYQTLLGATGTGKTHSIARVIQNVGKPTLVLAHNKTLAAQLCNELREFFPDNAVEYFISYYDYYQPEAYIPVTDTYIAKTASINEEIDMLRHSATRSLFERKDVIVVASISCIYGLGIPAEYLNASVRFAVGMETDQRQILRDLSTVQYERNDLDVGRGRFRVKGDVLEIGPAYEDRIIRIEFFGDEIDAIRYIDPITGATLQSMESVNIYPAKHFVTPEDRLEAACIAIQDELKERLAELESENKLLEAQRLEQRTRYDLEMLREVGYCNGVENYARHLAGRPAGSPPECLLDYFPKDWLLVIDESHVTLPQLKGMYNGDRARKTVLIEHGFRLPSAADNRPLKDEEFWQKVNQCIFVSATPGDWELQVSDGVFETTGEGKDASSVYLRGTGRVVEQVIRPTGVLDPEIFVRPTDGQIDDLLGEVRDRVEKGECTLVTTLTKRMAEDLTEYLQERGIRVRYLHSEINSIERIEILQDLRQGAFDVLVGVNLLREGLDLPEVSLVAILDADKEGFLRAERSLIQTIGRAARHVRGQAILYADNLTDSMARAIEETERRRQIQMEYNEKHGITPQPIVRRQNNAILQFLEVSRRVSAHELEEMIDQSEDLPLENIPDLIVKLEAEMKEAAKKLEFEEAAKMRDKIKQLRDRLTGRR
- a CDS encoding glycosyltransferase family 2 protein, translated to MIGQSRSSQSGGSRCSDFPKYSIVVPVYNEEANIPELYRRVSRVMESLDGDAELILIDDGSGDRTLSMLRDLHQQDPRVRYLSFARNFGHQTAVTAGLHFARGKAVVTMDADLQDPPELILQLVERWQEGYQVVYAQRTRRKQEGLLKRGLAYGFYRILRKLADVDIPTDTGDFCLMDRAVVNLLNRMPERNRYIRGLRAWVGFRQTAVLFDRDPRFAGEVKYTFRKSLALAINGLVSFSIIPLRLSTYMGMAAAAIALLMMGLVVYWRLFEPNSRLTGFATIAIAVFFLGAVQLICIGILGEYIGRIYEDVRGRPLYTLAEAGGFEDLPHPQSFSHGVSEP
- a CDS encoding AI-2E family transporter, which translates into the protein MSRLPRIFTIGLIFPVVFLNAWLLLLFAQWLQPLISTLIAATLVSFLLDYPIRFLQQRGVRRSIAVGVVFLLFLIVLSVLLVFIVPLILRQSNELLTRLPEWLKSGQQQLKSLEAWAIEQQIPVDLSTTLNQQIERLTGVLRSLTTQVISLVFSAIGSIVNIFLTVVFTIFLVLRGEQLWAGILGWLPSPWGDRIRQSLPQNFERFIVGQATLATIMGLSQTAAMLILRIPLAELFGLGIGAASLIPFGGSTTLVIVSSLLALQNFWLGVKVLIVGAVIIQICENLIGPRIVGELTGLNPVWMLISLDIGLKVGGVLGLLVAVPIAGFIKATVDTVRTNRGNLLEALLASSAASENQPVDVAQ